The Xanthomonas rydalmerensis genomic interval ACTGGAAGGGCGCGTGCTCAACCTCAATACCCTGGTGGCCGGGATGAGCGATGTGGCCGAGCGGACGCTGGGCGACGGCATCGCGTTTTCGCTGGAACTGGCGCCGGACCTGCGCAACTGCCGGATCGACCCGACCCAGGCCGAGGTGGCGCTGCTGAACATCCTGATCAATGCCCGCGATGCCATGGCCGAACAGGCATCGCCGCGCCTGGTGATCCAGACCCGCAACGTCTCGGTGCGCGCCGACGAACCCACCACCTACGACAACCTGCTGCCCGGCCATTATGTATGCGTGTCGATCACCGACAACGGCAGCGGCATGCCGCCGGAGGTGCTGACGCGGGTGCTGGATCCGTTCTTCACCACCAAGGAAGAAGGCAAGGGCACCGGCCTGGGCCTGTCGATGGTGTACGGCTTCGCCAAGCAGTCCGGCGGCGCGGTGCGCCTGTATTCGGAGGATGGCCACGGCACCACCGTGCGCCTGTACTTCCCGATCGACGACAACGTCGAGAACATGGCGCCGCGCGATTCGCGCACGCGCCGTCCGTTCGACCGCCAGGGCGACGAGACCATCCTGATCGTCGAGGACCGGCCGGACATCGCCGAGCTGGCGCGGCTGTTCCTGGAGGACCAGGGCTATGCCACGCATGTCGTCTACAACGCCCGCGAGGCGCTGGAACTGCTCGACACCGGCGTGCACGTGGACCTGCTGTATTCGGACCTGATCATGCCGGGCGGCCTCAACGGCGTGATGCTGGCGCGCGAGGCGCGGCGGCGCCGGCCCAAGATCAAGGTGCTGCTGACCACCGGCTATGCGGAGTCCTCGATCGAGCGCACCGATGCCGGCGGCAACGAGTTCGAGGTGCTGGCCAAGCCGTATAACCGCCAGGAGCTCACCCGCAAGGTGCGCATGGTGTTGGACGGTCCCAACGGCGTGAGCTGACCGACAGGTCGGCGCGCGCCTGTCAACGGGGTTTCCCGGCGGCGCGCGCACTGCGAAAATGCGGGTTTTCCGCAAGGCGGCTTCGGCCGGACGCAATGCACGACACTCAGCTCGCCCAGCAGATCGCCAACACCATCGCCGCCGAGATCGGCGCGCAGCCGGCGCAGGCCCGCGCCGCCATCGCCCTGCTCGACGAGGGCGCCAGCGTCCCGTTCATCGCGCGCTACCGCAAGGAAGTGACCGGCGGGCTGGACGACACCCAGTTGCGCAACCTGGAAGTGCGCCTGACCTATCTGCGCGAACTGGA includes:
- a CDS encoding hybrid sensor histidine kinase/response regulator translates to MSNQRSDIFFAAVQTTRMPMIVTDPRQPDNPIIFVNRAFLEMTGYGSDELIGNNCRFLQGPDTDRETVRSIRDAITSSDEVAVEILNYRKDGSSFWNALYISPVYDDRGELVYFFGSQLDVSRRRDAEDALRQAQKMEALGQLTGGIAHDFNNLLQVMSGYLELIEHAVESDPLNPLLLRKSVDRARDAAGQAARLTQQLLAFARKQKLEGRVLNLNTLVAGMSDVAERTLGDGIAFSLELAPDLRNCRIDPTQAEVALLNILINARDAMAEQASPRLVIQTRNVSVRADEPTTYDNLLPGHYVCVSITDNGSGMPPEVLTRVLDPFFTTKEEGKGTGLGLSMVYGFAKQSGGAVRLYSEDGHGTTVRLYFPIDDNVENMAPRDSRTRRPFDRQGDETILIVEDRPDIAELARLFLEDQGYATHVVYNAREALELLDTGVHVDLLYSDLIMPGGLNGVMLAREARRRRPKIKVLLTTGYAESSIERTDAGGNEFEVLAKPYNRQELTRKVRMVLDGPNGVS